One stretch of Thermithiobacillus tepidarius DSM 3134 DNA includes these proteins:
- a CDS encoding aldose 1-epimerase family protein has product MERIVLDNGQLQAEITPLGAELKALRLAGGIELLWPGDAAHWPRSAPILFPVVGRLVGDSYTHDRRHYALGQHGFARDRVFTVTERDATAATLLLRADGESRRHYPFDFELQVRYALRDSGIETHFAVRNAGHAAMPFAIGGHPGFRWPLEPRFAKTDYVLLFEEAETGRRYLVRDGLLTGAQGEVPWRGPVLPLDEALFTEDAIVLRHPASRWVRYQPRAGGLGIRVDFAGFPYLGIWSKPGGAPFLCIEPWHGHASFMDEASDLSQKRDMRNLAPGAEFACSFSIEALQTPPVQAQVL; this is encoded by the coding sequence ATGGAACGGATCGTTTTGGACAATGGCCAATTGCAGGCGGAAATCACCCCTCTGGGGGCGGAACTGAAGGCCCTGCGCCTGGCGGGCGGCATCGAGCTGCTGTGGCCCGGCGACGCGGCCCACTGGCCGCGCTCGGCCCCCATTCTCTTCCCGGTGGTCGGCCGCCTGGTCGGCGACAGCTATACGCACGATCGCCGGCATTACGCACTCGGCCAGCACGGCTTCGCCCGCGACCGCGTGTTCACGGTCACGGAGCGGGACGCCACCGCGGCCACGCTGTTGCTGCGGGCCGATGGAGAAAGCCGCCGGCATTACCCCTTCGATTTCGAGCTGCAGGTACGCTATGCCCTGCGGGACAGCGGCATCGAAACCCACTTCGCGGTGCGCAACGCCGGGCACGCGGCCATGCCCTTCGCCATCGGCGGCCACCCCGGTTTCCGCTGGCCGCTGGAGCCCCGGTTCGCCAAAACCGACTATGTGCTGCTCTTCGAAGAGGCCGAAACGGGCCGGCGCTATCTGGTGCGGGACGGGCTGCTGACCGGCGCCCAGGGCGAAGTGCCCTGGCGCGGGCCAGTGCTGCCCCTGGATGAAGCGCTGTTCACGGAGGACGCCATCGTGCTGCGCCACCCGGCTTCGCGCTGGGTGCGCTATCAGCCGCGCGCAGGCGGGTTGGGCATCCGGGTGGATTTTGCCGGCTTCCCGTACCTGGGCATCTGGTCGAAGCCCGGCGGCGCGCCCTTCCTGTGCATCGAGCCGTGGCACGGCCACGCCAGCTTCATGGACGAAGCCAGTGACCTTTCGCAAAAGCGCGACATGCGGAACCTGGCGCCGGGCGCGGAATTTGCTTGCAGCTTCAGCATCGAGGCGCTGCAGACGCCGCCCGTTCAGGCCCAAGTCCTTTGA
- a CDS encoding MBL fold metallo-hydrolase, with amino-acid sequence MPRATLTATLLAGTLALSGQAWAAPAAKAPPIRADYPVEKIAPHTYVIHASTELPNPQNQGFMSNMAFVVTKAGVVVFDTGASVQAGEFLVRKIKSVTKQPVTHVFNSHKHGDHWLGNQAIAAAWPRARFFAHADDIAAIKNGEGQMWIDMMQDMTKGATAGTAMRVPDNPVKAGDRFQVGGMQFIVHYYGHAHTPGSIMVEVPEEKVVLMGDNLFAERAPGLRDANIKGNLLALEKVKDLPDQHIVPGHGRTDGKPLLDDFHAYLDTLRQSVKKYQEQGLSDFEMKDKVIADMARFQHLVGFQDVIGQHINRVYLELEQESF; translated from the coding sequence ATGCCCCGCGCCACCTTGACCGCCACCCTGCTCGCCGGCACCCTGGCCCTTTCGGGCCAAGCCTGGGCTGCCCCCGCCGCCAAGGCGCCGCCCATCCGCGCCGATTACCCGGTGGAAAAAATCGCGCCTCATACCTACGTGATCCACGCCTCCACCGAACTGCCCAACCCGCAGAACCAGGGTTTCATGTCCAACATGGCCTTCGTGGTGACCAAGGCGGGGGTGGTGGTCTTCGACACCGGCGCCAGCGTGCAGGCCGGCGAGTTCCTGGTGCGCAAGATCAAGTCGGTGACCAAGCAGCCGGTGACCCACGTGTTCAATTCGCACAAGCACGGCGACCACTGGCTGGGCAACCAGGCCATCGCCGCCGCCTGGCCGCGGGCCCGCTTCTTCGCCCATGCCGACGACATCGCCGCCATCAAGAACGGCGAGGGCCAGATGTGGATCGACATGATGCAGGACATGACCAAGGGCGCCACGGCGGGTACGGCGATGCGAGTGCCGGACAACCCGGTCAAGGCCGGAGACCGCTTCCAGGTCGGCGGCATGCAGTTCATCGTGCACTACTACGGCCACGCCCACACCCCCGGCTCGATCATGGTGGAAGTGCCCGAGGAGAAGGTGGTGCTCATGGGCGACAACCTCTTCGCGGAACGCGCGCCCGGCCTGCGCGACGCCAACATCAAGGGCAACCTGCTGGCCCTGGAAAAAGTCAAGGACCTGCCCGACCAGCACATCGTGCCCGGCCATGGCCGCACGGACGGCAAGCCGCTGCTGGACGACTTCCACGCCTACCTGGACACCCTGCGCCAGTCGGTGAAAAAGTACCAGGAGCAGGGATTGAGCGATTTCGAGATGAAGGACAAGGTGATCGCGGACATGGCCCGCTTCCAGCACCTGGTCGGCTTCCAGGACGTGATCGGCCAGCACATCAACCGGGTCTATCTGGAACTGGAACAGGAGAGCTTCTGA